The sequence below is a genomic window from Desulfobulbus oligotrophicus.
GACAGTTTGTCCCCGGAGGAACGCGAACAACGCAGTAAACAAATAGCCGAACGGTTACTGACAGATCCATTGGTAAAGCGCCATCAAACATTTTTTATATACTGTTCGTATCGAAGTGAGGTTGCCACAAACGACCTGATCAAGGGGTTTCTTCAGGCAGAGAAGATTGTTGCCGTACCCCTTTGTCTGCCGGAACAGGCCGGCATGCAGGCTGTGACCATCACGGATGCAACCCGTGACCTCTGCTGCGGGTATCGGAGTATTCCAGAACCCATACCCTCTATTGCAAGAAAACAAACACTTACTCCTTCACAGATTGATGTGGCAATTATCCCAGGTGTTGTTTTTGATAGATCCGGTCACCGCCTGGGATACGGTGGCGGGTATTACGATCGGTTCCTGGGTGGTCTGGCACCGCAGGCTGTACGAATAGGTTTGGCTTTTTCCTGTCAGCTGGTGCACCTGCTTCCCGCGCTCCCCCATGATATTCCCATGGATGTCGTGATTACAGAGGAGGAATTGCTTCGTTGGCCGAGGTTGGAAAAGGTGTTGAACAGCAGTGTACAGTAGCGGCACCATAAGCAG
It includes:
- a CDS encoding 5-formyltetrahydrofolate cyclo-ligase; translated protein: MDCKKPIACTVEQERSRLRQLIMRERDSLSPEEREQRSKQIAERLLTDPLVKRHQTFFIYCSYRSEVATNDLIKGFLQAEKIVAVPLCLPEQAGMQAVTITDATRDLCCGYRSIPEPIPSIARKQTLTPSQIDVAIIPGVVFDRSGHRLGYGGGYYDRFLGGLAPQAVRIGLAFSCQLVHLLPALPHDIPMDVVITEEELLRWPRLEKVLNSSVQ